In Bacillus sp. FJAT-45037, the following are encoded in one genomic region:
- a CDS encoding class I SAM-dependent methyltransferase, with product MLQDTGERIIPEEMKPTNGLLLEHVARYYFSTPYVGGRVLDIACGTGYGSVLIAKTRKKEINELIGLDIDQETIDYAKTHYYHPLVTFDVGDALDPSLKEKIGTFDTILSFETIEHVPDDQLFVDRLYDLLKPGGTMIVSTPFGQGRGKPCGSPFHYHQLTEKEFQSLFKRFDECDMYYQRYVTIEPKRPDVYYPLGVAVCKKR from the coding sequence TTGTTACAAGATACAGGTGAAAGAATCATTCCAGAAGAGATGAAACCGACGAACGGATTATTACTCGAACATGTTGCCCGTTATTATTTTTCAACTCCATATGTTGGTGGACGTGTACTCGATATTGCATGCGGAACAGGATATGGCAGTGTGCTGATTGCTAAAACAAGAAAAAAAGAAATTAATGAATTAATTGGATTGGATATTGATCAAGAAACGATTGACTATGCTAAGACACATTATTATCATCCTCTTGTCACTTTCGATGTTGGTGATGCCCTTGATCCTTCTTTAAAGGAAAAGATCGGAACGTTTGATACCATTCTTTCCTTTGAAACGATAGAACATGTCCCGGATGATCAATTATTCGTTGATCGACTTTATGACTTGCTGAAACCAGGTGGTACCATGATCGTTTCTACTCCTTTCGGTCAAGGAAGAGGCAAACCTTGTGGCTCTCCCTTTCATTATCATCAATTAACCGAAAAAGAATTCCAATCCCTTTTTAAAAGATTTGATGAATGTGATATGTATTACCAACGATATGTTACGATCGAGCCCAAACGACCAGACGTATACTACCCACTAGGTGTGGCGGTATGCAAAAAAAGATAG
- the sigK gene encoding RNA polymerase sporulation sigma factor SigK, which produces MSSMLAALSYFVKEIIVFVSYVKNNAFPQPLKKDEEKKYLKLMQEGDGEARNLLIEHNLRLVAHIVKKFENTREDTEDLISIGTIGLIKAIESYSDGKGTKLATYAARCIENEILMHLRALKKVKKDISLHDPIGTDKEGNEISLIDVLQEDAEDIADVIQTKMEKLQIYEYIHVLDEREKEVIVGRFGLDMEDERTQREIAKDLGISRSYVSRIEKRALMKLFHEFYKHSQGKS; this is translated from the coding sequence GTGTCTAGCATGTTAGCGGCACTGTCTTATTTTGTAAAAGAAATCATTGTGTTTGTATCGTATGTAAAAAATAATGCGTTTCCGCAGCCACTAAAGAAAGACGAGGAGAAGAAATACTTAAAGTTAATGCAAGAAGGAGACGGCGAGGCGCGTAACTTGTTAATTGAACACAACTTAAGACTAGTAGCCCATATCGTCAAGAAGTTCGAGAACACAAGAGAGGACACGGAAGATCTAATTTCAATTGGAACGATTGGTCTGATCAAGGCGATCGAGAGTTATTCGGACGGAAAAGGAACAAAGCTTGCGACCTATGCTGCAAGATGTATTGAAAATGAAATACTCATGCATTTACGTGCTCTTAAAAAAGTCAAAAAAGATATCTCTCTACACGACCCGATCGGAACAGATAAGGAAGGCAATGAAATATCCTTGATTGATGTTCTCCAAGAAGATGCTGAAGATATTGCTGATGTGATTCAAACAAAGATGGAGAAATTGCAAATTTATGAGTACATTCATGTGCTTGATGAGCGAGAAAAAGAAGTGATTGTTGGTCGGTTTGGGCTCGACATGGAAGACGAGCGAACGCAACGGGAAATCGCTAAGGATCTCGGGATATCCAGGAGTTATGTATCAAGAATCGAAAAACGAGCGCTGATGAAGTTGTTTCACGAATTTTATAAGCATAGTCAAGGAAAAAGTTAG
- a CDS encoding HI0074 family nucleotidyltransferase substrate-binding subunit, producing MERRVKISLYNLGNAITRLGEALDQDETNSLFIDGTIRRFEFTIELFWKTLKRMLEVEGIEASTPRQSLKEAYAAGWIHNETAWLQMLRDRNETSHVYNEDKAKQIYDRIKIHYPLLVETHKNLTE from the coding sequence TTGGAGCGAAGAGTTAAAATTAGTCTGTACAATTTAGGCAATGCCATTACTAGATTAGGTGAAGCTCTTGACCAGGACGAAACGAATAGTTTGTTTATAGACGGCACGATTCGAAGATTTGAATTTACAATCGAACTTTTTTGGAAAACATTAAAACGGATGTTAGAAGTAGAAGGTATCGAGGCTAGTACACCACGTCAGTCTTTAAAGGAAGCCTATGCAGCAGGGTGGATACATAATGAAACAGCGTGGTTGCAAATGTTAAGAGATCGAAACGAAACTTCACATGTGTACAATGAAGATAAGGCGAAGCAAATTTACGATCGAATCAAAATCCATTACCCATTATTAGTGGAAACGCACAAAAACTTAACAGAATAA
- a CDS encoding nucleotidyltransferase domain-containing protein, translating to MIPERVEKQIIQFGQQFNCIEKIILFGSRAVGDHSDRSDIDLAIVAPKMSQEEYLALIEKVENELETLLKIDLIKWETAPSTLKEEIHKHSFTLFERPKKDEHQL from the coding sequence ATGATTCCCGAACGAGTGGAAAAGCAAATTATACAATTCGGACAACAGTTCAACTGCATAGAGAAAATCATCTTATTTGGATCTAGAGCGGTGGGTGATCACTCCGATCGTTCGGATATAGACCTTGCTATTGTTGCCCCGAAGATGTCGCAAGAAGAATACTTAGCGCTCATAGAAAAAGTAGAAAATGAGCTAGAAACGTTACTAAAAATTGATCTTATTAAATGGGAAACTGCCCCTTCTACTTTAAAGGAAGAAATTCACAAACATTCATTTACCTTATTCGAACGACCTAAAAAAGATGAACACCAACTATGA
- a CDS encoding acyltransferase family protein, translating to MNKQLINEAFWIRAIACLAVATTHAVDTTLANYEYSANQLEEHLLILLRFMAYFGTPAFVFLSELLLAKAYPNDVPKGFFKKRIKFLLIPFVSIGLLFAFLISDSLLEAIRQAFVHIFLGGYYGYFILIIFQFYLLHVLLQKHLKNWSPKLVLSLAFIINVSYLGFFNFTEPVNTSAAAEYIWLRGYWVPFLGWIFYFVLGYYCGRNYEALKVKLFEHKKKILILPVLSIALIVVLVLTDILNVVSSKRVDMLLYTMSMIFAIIVLTMKINRVPVFIKFISKYSFNIYLLHKFILYVMVPIDFLNPLVYFVFVYIVAVGGSIVLAQLLSKVKYSEYIIGKQLVMTEDVEVKRGKGRSF from the coding sequence TTGAATAAACAACTAATAAATGAAGCATTTTGGATTAGAGCGATCGCCTGTTTAGCTGTAGCCACAACTCATGCCGTTGATACAACACTTGCGAATTATGAATATAGTGCGAACCAATTAGAAGAGCACCTATTGATATTACTCCGGTTTATGGCGTACTTTGGTACACCTGCCTTTGTCTTCTTATCAGAATTATTGTTAGCAAAAGCGTATCCAAACGATGTCCCAAAAGGTTTTTTCAAAAAGAGAATTAAGTTTCTGCTTATACCGTTTGTCTCGATCGGGTTATTATTTGCTTTTCTTATTTCAGATTCCTTGCTAGAGGCGATCCGTCAAGCTTTTGTCCATATTTTTCTCGGAGGTTATTATGGGTATTTTATTTTAATTATTTTTCAGTTTTATCTTTTACATGTATTGTTACAGAAACATTTAAAAAACTGGTCTCCAAAATTAGTGTTGAGTCTAGCTTTTATCATAAATGTATCGTATTTAGGATTCTTTAATTTTACGGAGCCAGTGAATACATCGGCAGCCGCCGAATATATTTGGTTAAGAGGGTATTGGGTGCCATTTCTAGGGTGGATTTTCTATTTTGTCTTAGGGTACTATTGCGGGAGAAACTATGAGGCATTAAAGGTTAAACTATTTGAACATAAAAAGAAGATATTGATTCTGCCTGTGCTCTCAATTGCACTAATCGTCGTCTTAGTTCTTACAGACATATTAAATGTTGTGTCATCAAAACGAGTAGACATGCTTCTCTATACGATGAGTATGATCTTTGCCATTATTGTTCTGACAATGAAAATTAACAGGGTGCCTGTATTTATCAAATTCATCAGTAAATATTCGTTTAATATTTATCTCTTACACAAGTTTATTTTGTATGTCATGGTGCCGATTGACTTTCTTAATCCGCTTGTTTACTTTGTATTTGTTTACATCGTAGCTGTAGGAGGATCGATCGTACTAGCCCAGCTCTTATCAAAGGTGAAATACAGTGAATATATCATCGGGAAGCAATTAGTCATGACAGAGGACGTTGAGGTTAAGCGAGGGAAGGGGCGTTCGTTTTAA
- a CDS encoding DUF368 domain-containing protein: protein MFRWRNIFKGMAMGISDIIPGVSGGTIALVLGIYHSLIAAINGLFSKNWREHILFLIPVGLGILLALVSVSHTIEWLLVEYPEPLFYFFLGLIIGVVPFLLKDINYKQTFQPYHYVVLLIGAILVGSTYFITSDELANVMTQLTWSDYAFLFIAGWLASSAMILPGVSGSFVLLLIGVYPTVIHALSNMVIPIIIVVGIGVLVGILTTSRLITVLFQNHKISTYALIIGFILGSTIVIFPGIPDQPVLVIISLLSFILGGASVSTLSSFSIKKELAK, encoded by the coding sequence TTGTTTAGATGGCGTAATATTTTTAAAGGTATGGCAATGGGGATAAGTGATATTATTCCTGGAGTAAGTGGAGGAACGATTGCACTTGTTCTCGGAATTTATCACTCACTCATTGCCGCGATTAATGGTTTGTTCTCAAAAAATTGGAGAGAGCATATTTTATTTTTAATACCAGTAGGATTAGGAATTTTGCTAGCTTTAGTTTCAGTTAGTCACACGATTGAATGGCTGTTAGTTGAATACCCCGAACCTTTGTTTTATTTCTTTTTAGGGTTAATTATAGGTGTTGTACCATTTCTTTTAAAAGACATTAACTACAAGCAGACGTTTCAACCTTATCATTACGTCGTTTTGTTAATAGGGGCGATCTTAGTTGGGTCTACATACTTTATAACAAGCGATGAATTAGCTAATGTGATGACGCAGCTTACTTGGAGTGATTATGCTTTCTTATTTATCGCAGGGTGGCTAGCTAGTTCGGCTATGATCTTGCCAGGAGTAAGTGGATCGTTTGTTTTACTATTAATTGGTGTCTATCCGACAGTTATTCATGCTTTATCGAATATGGTCATTCCGATTATTATCGTTGTTGGAATAGGGGTTTTAGTGGGGATACTAACGACTAGTAGACTGATTACGGTACTTTTTCAAAACCACAAAATATCGACGTATGCCTTAATCATCGGGTTCATTCTTGGATCAACGATTGTAATTTTTCCAGGTATTCCTGATCAACCGGTGCTTGTGATTATTAGTTTACTTTCTTTTATTTTGGGAGGGGCTAGTGTCTCGACGTTAAGTTCTTTCTCAATAAAGAAAGAACTAGCTAAATAA
- a CDS encoding MBL fold metallo-hydrolase, whose translation MKVTFLGGAGEYGRSCFLLQAEEMNVLIDCGVMKGGQTTKDTYPALTKEIAKNLSAVCITHAHEDHVAALPLLYHLGYEGEVYATSETISQSTDAMKVWLDREKINQKEIPFPDAALSLVKFKSLDELKRLGGLTISYGKSGHTSGSVWYNVEYKGKNIFFSGDYSFESKLLHYEDPICKNVDLAVLDGAYGDEPLSQSIYTSRLIGAIRDAIQTGKKVLIHGPLTGKTQDLLALLSESFNGQKDYHLVAAPKIIQSSKDAMQNKSWYKEMERHDVELFLQDQVVGVDVSTWLESTHLGVGFFQENDILQAHQQEKRVVPQLIITTGPKNKELQTLTKDDPNVNYEHFRYKVHPGTKETARLIKKIEPQKIVFTHGLNVEVRQLSEKLNLKSVEVVEQHSTIYI comes from the coding sequence ATGAAAGTGACATTTTTAGGAGGAGCAGGAGAATATGGACGATCCTGCTTCTTACTACAAGCAGAAGAAATGAACGTTCTCATTGACTGCGGTGTGATGAAGGGCGGTCAAACGACTAAAGATACGTACCCAGCTCTAACAAAAGAAATCGCAAAAAATCTTTCGGCAGTGTGTATTACTCATGCACATGAGGACCATGTTGCTGCCTTACCCCTTCTTTATCATTTAGGATACGAAGGTGAGGTGTATGCGACAAGTGAAACGATCAGTCAAAGTACAGATGCGATGAAAGTCTGGCTTGATAGGGAGAAGATAAATCAAAAAGAAATTCCTTTTCCAGACGCGGCATTGTCGCTTGTGAAGTTTAAGTCATTAGATGAGTTAAAACGTTTAGGCGGTTTAACGATCTCGTATGGGAAGAGTGGGCATACATCTGGTTCCGTTTGGTATAATGTTGAATATAAAGGCAAAAATATATTTTTTTCCGGTGACTATTCGTTTGAATCAAAACTGCTTCATTATGAGGATCCGATCTGTAAAAATGTAGACTTAGCGGTTCTTGATGGTGCGTACGGTGACGAACCATTGAGCCAATCCATCTATACGAGTAGATTAATAGGAGCCATACGTGATGCAATACAAACAGGCAAAAAAGTTCTTATTCATGGCCCTTTGACCGGGAAGACACAGGATTTACTCGCACTGTTAAGTGAATCTTTTAATGGCCAAAAAGACTATCATCTTGTAGCTGCTCCAAAAATTATCCAATCTTCTAAAGATGCTATGCAAAATAAATCGTGGTATAAAGAAATGGAACGACATGATGTAGAACTCTTTCTTCAAGATCAAGTCGTAGGGGTGGATGTAAGCACTTGGCTTGAGTCAACTCACTTAGGTGTTGGCTTCTTTCAAGAAAATGATATTTTGCAAGCTCATCAACAAGAGAAGAGAGTAGTTCCTCAACTAATTATCACAACCGGTCCGAAAAACAAAGAGTTGCAAACGTTAACGAAGGATGATCCGAACGTGAATTATGAGCATTTTCGTTATAAAGTTCATCCAGGCACAAAAGAAACAGCCCGTTTGATCAAAAAGATTGAACCACAAAAGATTGTTTTTACACACGGACTAAACGTCGAGGTTAGGCAGTTAAGCGAGAAATTAAATTTAAAAAGTGTAGAAGTTGTTGAGCAACATTCAACGATCTACATCTAG
- a CDS encoding helix-turn-helix domain-containing protein, producing the protein MEKEIMTVTQVAEYLQLSEMSTYKLVQEGKIPAFKIGRHWRVKKEDLHEFIERLKKGERI; encoded by the coding sequence ATGGAGAAAGAGATTATGACAGTGACTCAAGTTGCGGAATATTTACAATTAAGCGAAATGTCTACATATAAATTGGTTCAAGAGGGAAAAATTCCAGCTTTTAAAATCGGTAGACACTGGCGTGTAAAAAAAGAAGATCTACATGAATTCATTGAACGACTAAAAAAGGGCGAGAGAATTTAA
- a CDS encoding YdhK family protein: protein MKRGKFMIGSAIFSTVLVLSACGDTNEDINPDEVMEESENMEESEEMDHSDMDDHAHMDHSSSGEVPESLEEAANPTFEVGSKAIITDGHMPGMEGAEATIVGAYDTVVYAVSYDPTDGGPREENHKWVIHEELEEANAEPFSAGDEVTLEADHMDGMEGAVAVIDSAEETTVYMVDFTLTDNGQEVENHKWVTEEELSEMDQ from the coding sequence ATGAAGCGAGGAAAATTTATGATAGGGAGCGCTATATTCTCAACGGTTTTAGTGTTATCTGCTTGTGGTGATACAAACGAGGATATCAATCCAGATGAAGTAATGGAGGAAAGTGAAAACATGGAGGAAAGTGAAGAAATGGATCATTCTGACATGGATGACCATGCTCATATGGATCACTCTAGTTCGGGTGAGGTGCCAGAGAGTTTAGAAGAGGCAGCGAATCCCACTTTTGAAGTAGGTAGCAAAGCTATTATCACAGATGGTCATATGCCAGGAATGGAAGGCGCTGAGGCGACGATTGTTGGTGCTTATGACACAGTGGTTTATGCCGTTTCCTACGACCCGACTGATGGTGGACCAAGAGAAGAGAATCATAAATGGGTCATTCATGAGGAATTGGAAGAAGCAAACGCTGAACCATTTTCAGCAGGTGATGAGGTAACTTTAGAGGCCGATCATATGGATGGCATGGAAGGAGCCGTTGCAGTCATCGATTCAGCCGAAGAAACGACGGTATATATGGTTGATTTTACTTTGACAGACAATGGACAAGAAGTTGAGAACCATAAGTGGGTGACAGAAGAAGAGCTATCAGAAATGGACCAGTAA
- a CDS encoding MFS transporter, with the protein MINLRSYFQSLYYGWVIVFICSFAVFLSGPGQTYSNSVYIDEYIRYFGWSRSEISGIYSIATLCAGMLMIFVGRYVDRFGQKTMLIIVGTSLGLACFFNSFVSNIWMMAFGFFLIRLFGQGSMTLVPTTLVPQWFIKKRGRALSFMAIGSFASAAFFPIVNTWMINTWDWQTSWQVWGSVLLFIFVPLVIIGIKNKPEDIGLLPDGISTNLTSKDKTSNQSFITEIDWTLNEAMKTKAYWLVLICVAIPALVNTGITFHLLSIFGANELTPQLAATILSMMALVGFPISFAAGFILEKVRTNLLLTVIFILEIALLVMLLFTNTIWMAILFGVLWGTASGLERITLNIIWPNYFGRKYLGSIKGTAVTVMVIGSSLGPLPFGVGYDVFQSYTQVLLLAMIFPVIGLVCSLLAKKPTK; encoded by the coding sequence GTGATCAACTTGAGAAGTTACTTTCAATCTTTATATTATGGTTGGGTCATTGTTTTTATCTGTTCTTTCGCAGTCTTTCTATCAGGCCCCGGTCAAACGTATTCTAACTCTGTTTACATCGACGAATATATTCGTTATTTTGGCTGGTCTCGTTCTGAAATTTCTGGAATTTATTCAATCGCAACTCTTTGCGCAGGCATGTTAATGATCTTCGTTGGTCGATATGTTGATCGGTTTGGTCAAAAGACTATGTTGATTATTGTAGGGACGTCTCTAGGATTAGCTTGCTTCTTTAATAGTTTTGTCAGCAACATTTGGATGATGGCGTTTGGCTTTTTCCTCATTCGACTATTTGGGCAAGGAAGTATGACACTTGTTCCAACTACTCTTGTCCCGCAGTGGTTTATTAAAAAACGAGGTCGTGCGCTTAGCTTTATGGCAATTGGAAGCTTCGCAAGTGCCGCTTTTTTCCCTATAGTAAATACATGGATGATTAACACCTGGGATTGGCAAACTTCTTGGCAAGTATGGGGAAGCGTGTTGCTGTTTATTTTTGTACCATTGGTCATCATAGGGATCAAAAACAAACCTGAGGATATTGGCTTATTACCAGATGGCATTTCTACGAATCTCACTTCTAAAGACAAGACTTCTAATCAGTCATTCATTACAGAGATTGATTGGACATTAAATGAAGCGATGAAAACAAAAGCATACTGGCTCGTCTTAATCTGCGTAGCTATTCCTGCCTTAGTCAATACTGGGATTACCTTTCATTTATTATCGATCTTTGGTGCGAACGAATTAACCCCACAACTCGCTGCAACGATCTTAAGCATGATGGCTCTTGTCGGTTTTCCCATTTCATTTGCCGCAGGATTTATTCTCGAGAAAGTAAGAACGAATTTATTGCTTACTGTTATTTTCATTTTAGAAATTGCTCTTCTTGTCATGCTTCTTTTCACTAATACCATTTGGATGGCGATTTTATTCGGTGTTTTATGGGGAACAGCCAGTGGCTTAGAGCGAATCACGCTCAATATTATCTGGCCGAACTATTTTGGCAGGAAATATTTAGGGAGTATTAAAGGTACAGCTGTCACTGTCATGGTTATCGGCTCTTCTTTAGGTCCGCTGCCATTCGGCGTTGGGTATGATGTGTTTCAAAGTTACACTCAAGTATTACTATTGGCAATGATTTTCCCCGTGATCGGGTTGGTGTGTTCTCTTCTTGCTAAAAAACCAACGAAATAA
- a CDS encoding hemolysin family protein, which produces MDDVPSSLISLFVLLLVLSAFFSSAETAFSSVNKIRLKNYEDEGRRGAKKAVQIAENFDKTLSTLLVGNNLVNIAAATLSSQIAIQLFGPSLGVFISTFVVTILVLIFGEIIPKSLAKEYAEAYALKTSGFLYFLIQLFYPVTWIFIKIKIFVSKFVKNNDLTPSVTEEEIKMLIQISEDEGVIGKHEKEMVHRSLEFDDILVNEILKPRTDMVAVEINQPINVIKDVFLKEHFSRIPVYEGNIDNIVGILSERDFLTAYIQEGENLDLKALLRHPIFVVESMKISSLLPELQKQKIHMAIVIDEFGGTSGLITLEDILEEIVGEIWDEHDVSVHQVKQVGPLSYVLNADYSIDDFADFAEISVPTTTNHTLGGWLIEEFQRVPKVGEEFIYQGLKLKIEKAEEKRIHQVHLKLNEAFGEIKKETAI; this is translated from the coding sequence ATGGACGATGTTCCGTCGAGTTTGATCTCGTTATTTGTATTGCTATTAGTTTTGTCCGCGTTTTTTTCATCTGCTGAAACTGCCTTTTCAAGTGTGAACAAGATCCGTCTGAAGAATTATGAAGATGAAGGGAGACGGGGAGCTAAGAAGGCTGTTCAAATAGCAGAGAATTTTGATAAGACGCTTTCGACTCTTCTAGTTGGGAATAACCTTGTCAACATTGCAGCTGCAACACTCTCATCACAAATTGCGATCCAATTGTTTGGTCCGAGTCTCGGTGTGTTTATTAGTACGTTTGTTGTTACGATTTTAGTGTTGATTTTTGGAGAAATTATTCCGAAATCGTTGGCGAAAGAATATGCCGAAGCATACGCATTAAAAACTTCTGGGTTTCTATATTTTTTGATTCAACTTTTCTACCCAGTCACTTGGATCTTTATTAAAATAAAGATCTTTGTATCAAAGTTTGTCAAAAACAATGACCTCACACCTTCTGTCACGGAAGAAGAAATCAAAATGCTGATTCAAATCAGTGAAGATGAAGGCGTCATTGGGAAGCATGAGAAAGAAATGGTCCATCGATCTTTGGAATTTGATGACATCCTAGTTAACGAAATCTTAAAGCCGAGAACAGATATGGTAGCAGTTGAAATCAATCAGCCGATTAACGTGATCAAGGATGTTTTTCTAAAAGAACATTTTTCGAGAATACCAGTGTATGAAGGGAATATTGATAACATCGTCGGGATTCTTTCAGAACGTGATTTCTTGACTGCGTATATTCAAGAGGGAGAGAACCTTGATTTAAAAGCTCTTCTGCGTCATCCTATCTTTGTCGTTGAATCTATGAAAATTTCTTCTTTGCTACCAGAGCTTCAGAAACAAAAAATTCATATGGCGATTGTTATTGATGAATTTGGGGGAACTTCGGGTTTAATTACGTTAGAAGATATTCTAGAGGAAATTGTCGGGGAGATCTGGGATGAGCATGATGTCAGCGTGCATCAAGTCAAGCAAGTCGGTCCATTGAGTTATGTACTGAATGCTGATTATTCGATCGATGATTTTGCCGATTTTGCTGAGATATCGGTACCAACAACAACGAATCACACGTTAGGTGGATGGCTTATCGAAGAATTCCAACGAGTTCCAAAGGTAGGAGAAGAGTTCATTTATCAAGGTCTTAAACTTAAGATTGAAAAGGCCGAAGAAAAAAGAATTCATCAAGTTCATTTGAAACTCAATGAAGCGTTCGGTGAAATAAAAAAAGAAACGGCAATATAA
- a CDS encoding GAF domain-containing sensor histidine kinase translates to MTYSELEKPRAVITKSKDLYLTLDASHMITTSTNRDLLEALNITTYNTLWDVLPVTSHSLFTEYIHHAQEEMVPVFFDTSSLFSEDDSFTVGVYPFIDGYSFHLKDLSKQKKKEQLMHHNHNRLSLLAETTHDLILKENPKDLLDTVFNSLSEYLDLDVYFNYILNEAENKLQLMNYHGISESTAATMQSLELGEAVCGTVALRKSRLIAEDITHSIDPLVTLINSLGIQAYACYPLMSYGRLLGTLSFGSKTRTTFTVEEIDVIDQVCEQVSVALDRLFLINKLTASNHELQQLNGQLIQTQIEAEKAHKAKSDFLAMMSHELRTPLNSILGFSQILAADSDAPLQSGQQKKLDKIITAGEHLLVIINDILNLVKIENGKPFLQFEKVDLKAITLNSVELMKPFAQSKSITFVDQLSKENIPLFIQADPARLKQVLHNLLNNAVKYNKVHGSIKLYYQLDGESVTLLIQDTGIGIPQSEQAKVFDPFYRSEEFTMEAEGTGIGLSLVKQLVTEMKGKLRMESQLGIGSTFSITFPLSRE, encoded by the coding sequence ATGACTTATTCTGAGTTAGAGAAACCAAGGGCTGTCATTACCAAAAGTAAAGATCTTTATCTGACCTTGGATGCATCACATATGATCACTACATCGACTAATCGAGATTTATTAGAAGCCCTTAACATAACAACTTATAACACCTTATGGGATGTCCTCCCTGTTACTAGTCATTCATTATTTACAGAATATATCCATCATGCACAGGAAGAAATGGTACCTGTCTTTTTTGATACTTCATCTCTATTTTCTGAAGATGATAGTTTTACTGTAGGTGTCTACCCATTCATCGATGGGTATTCTTTTCATTTAAAAGACTTGAGTAAACAAAAGAAGAAGGAACAATTGATGCACCACAACCATAATAGGCTATCATTATTGGCTGAAACAACCCATGACCTTATCTTGAAAGAAAACCCTAAAGACTTATTAGATACTGTGTTCAATAGCTTATCGGAGTATTTAGATTTAGATGTCTATTTTAATTACATTCTTAATGAAGCAGAAAATAAGCTTCAATTGATGAATTACCACGGCATTTCTGAGAGCACAGCTGCTACGATGCAATCGCTTGAACTAGGAGAAGCTGTATGTGGCACTGTTGCCCTTCGTAAAAGTAGATTAATCGCTGAAGATATTACTCATTCGATCGATCCCCTGGTGACTTTGATAAACTCTCTGGGTATTCAAGCCTATGCTTGTTATCCTTTAATGTCTTATGGCAGGCTCCTAGGTACCTTGTCATTTGGCTCTAAAACACGAACAACGTTCACCGTCGAAGAGATAGATGTCATCGATCAAGTGTGTGAACAAGTATCAGTTGCATTAGATCGCTTATTTTTAATAAACAAATTAACTGCATCTAATCATGAATTACAACAACTAAATGGACAATTAATCCAAACCCAAATCGAAGCAGAAAAAGCTCATAAGGCCAAGTCCGATTTTCTCGCGATGATGAGTCATGAACTTCGCACGCCACTTAATTCTATTTTAGGTTTTTCACAAATTTTAGCTGCTGATTCAGATGCCCCTTTACAAAGTGGGCAACAAAAGAAGCTAGATAAGATCATTACAGCTGGTGAGCACCTATTAGTCATCATTAATGATATTCTTAACCTAGTAAAAATTGAGAACGGGAAACCGTTTCTTCAGTTTGAGAAAGTTGATCTTAAAGCAATAACGTTAAATAGTGTTGAGTTGATGAAGCCTTTTGCTCAATCAAAATCAATCACTTTTGTTGATCAACTATCAAAAGAGAACATACCTTTATTCATTCAAGCAGACCCTGCTCGTTTAAAACAAGTGCTCCACAACTTGCTAAATAACGCGGTCAAGTACAACAAAGTACACGGATCGATCAAGCTTTACTATCAGCTCGATGGCGAATCTGTAACTTTATTAATCCAAGACACAGGTATCGGTATCCCTCAATCTGAACAAGCGAAAGTATTCGACCCCTTTTACCGTTCCGAAGAGTTTACAATGGAAGCCGAAGGAACAGGTATCGGCCTCTCTTTAGTGAAACAGCTTGTTACGGAAATGAAAGGCAAGTTACGTATGGAAAGTCAGCTTGGCATTGGAAGTACCTTTTCCATTACGTTTCCTTTAAGTAGAGAATAG